A part of Lutra lutra chromosome 2, mLutLut1.2, whole genome shotgun sequence genomic DNA contains:
- the LOC125093767 gene encoding serine/threonine-protein phosphatase 6 catalytic subunit-like has product MAPLDLDKYVEIAWLCKYLPENDLKRLCDYVCDLLLEESNVQPVSTPVTVCGDIHGRFYDLCDLFRTGGQVPDTNYIFMGDFVDRGYYSLETFTYLLALKAKWPDRITLLRGNHESRQITQVYGFYDECQTKYGNANAWRYCTKVFDMLTVAALIDEQILCVHGGLSPDIKTLDQIRTIERNQEIPHKGAFCDLVWSDPEDVDTWAISPRGEGWLFGAKVTNEFVHINNLKLICRAHQLVHEGYKFMFDEKLVTVWSAPNYCYRCGNIASIMVFKDVNTREPKLFRAVPDSERVIPPRMTMPYFL; this is encoded by the coding sequence ATGGCGCCCCTAGACTTGGACAAGTATGTGGAGATAGCGTGGCTGTGCAAGTACTTACCGGAGAACGACCTGAAGCGGCTATGTGACTATGTTTGTGACCTCCTCTTAGAAGAGTCAAATGTCCAGCCAGTATCAACACCAGTAACAGTGTGTGGAGACATACACGGACGGTTTTATGACCTTTGTGACCTATTCAGAACTGGAGGTCAGGTTCCTGACACAAACTACATATTTATGGGTGATTTTGTAGACAGAGGTTACTATAGTTTGGAGACCTTCACTTACCTTCTTGCACTAAAGGCTAAATGGCCTGATCGTATTACACTTTTGCGAGGAAATCATGAGAGTAGACAGATAACACAGGTGTATGGATTTTATGATGAGTGCCAAACCAAATATGGAAATGCTAATGCCTGGAGATACTGTACCAAAGTTTTCGACATGCTCACAGTAGCAGCTTTAATAGATGAGCAGATTTTGTGTGTTCATGGTGGTTTATCTCCTGATATCAAAACACTGGATCAAATTCGAACCATTGAACGGAATCAGGAAATTCCTCATAAAGGAGCATTTTGTGATCTGGTTTGGTCAGATCCTGAAGATGTGGATACTTGGGCAATCAGTCCCCGAGGAGAAGGTTGGCTTTTTGGCGCAAAGGTCACAAATGAGTTTGTTCATATCAACAACTTAAAACTCATCTGCAGAGCACATCAACTAGTGCACGAAGGCTATAAATTTATGTTTGATGAGAAGCTTGTAACAGTATGGTCTGCTCCTAATTACTGCTATCGTTGTGGAAATATTGCTTCGATCATGGTCTTCAAAGATGTAAATACAAGAGAACCAAAGTTATTCCGGGCAGTTCCAGATTCAGAACGTGTTATTCCTCCCAGAATGACGATGCCGTATTTCCTTTGA